The nucleotide sequence ATGCCCTGTGGTTTTTTCAAGCGCTGATCTAATTCATCTTCGGTAAGTAAAAAACTTTCCGGTAAGGAATCGTATTTGTCACTCTTTTGGTAATAATAATGCTGTAACCGCAGATCAATACGTTCCAAATGGGGATAAATCCAATGTGATTCTGCCACTATATGGTGGTTATGGGTAGGTAGGTAATCCATATAAACCTTCTAAATATTTTGCCAGTCGATGCGTAAAGGGCGATCCAACCAGGGAAGTCTGGCGATATTTAATGGCCACGGCCAATCAATCAGTAGCGCATCAAATGGCTGTTGCTGTATTGTGATTTTGATTTCTTGCTCATCTGTCAATAATTCACCCGGTCGTTGTAAAAACAGTTGCCGGACATCATTACGGCTTAATTTTTTCCAGCCGGTAAGTTGGCCAGTCACCGCATCCAGCCATTGATCTGCTATCAATTGTTTTTCTGGCTCGATAGGGATTGATTCAATATCTTTATCGGCTATTAGCCCACACAGAACATAATTCAGTAATTTTCTTTCTGCTGGTTTCTCCTCGGTTCCCCAAATTAGATGGTCAAGTAAATCAACAGCATTGAGCTGAGCTTGACGATGAATGAATTTCTGTTTCTCAAGTAGACCAAGCTGGTTAAATAGTGTGGGTAGCATCGGCCACAGAATTAATATGCCGGCATTATTTATCTGGTATGGCAGGGATTGTTCCGATAATAAAGTCTGTCCAGAGTATGGCCTATTGATAGTTTGATGTGGGTTATAATGATTGCCTGTAATCGGTGTCTTATCCGGTGCTGATACTATTTTTTGATCATCGGTGATGACTTGCTGATTAGCCTGATGTTGGTATGTCTGAATATTAGCAATATCAATGGGAGTAATGGTTGATTTTTTATCGGATGTATTTTTATCCGTTAATAAAGCCCATCCAGAGTGTGACTTATTGCTAGTTTGATGTGGGTTATAATGATTGCCTATAATAGGTGTCTTATCGGGTGCTGATACTATTTTTTGATTGGTCAGATGTTGTTGAACATTTGAAAAATTAACGTTATTCATGGTTGATTCTGTATCAGATTTATTCTTGCCTGCATTGTTTGCAGTAAAATATTTCGGCAAGTGTTGGTATGCCTGAATATTAGAAATATCAACAGGAGTAATGGTTGGTTTTTTATCGGATATATTTTTATCCGTGTGGTTTAGCGTAAAATATTCCAATAGATATTGATATTCGTCAGCGGGCAGATGCTTTTTGCAAAGCTGTGAAACAGAAACGGTTTGCCAGAGTTGTTTTAGCCAACGATTTAATGGGATATTGTTTAATGGAATATTGTTTAATGGAATATTGCGGGTTATAGCTTGGCGGAGTAATGTAATAACAGGTGCCGCGTTAAGTACACCGTTATCGAGTTCAATGGTAATACGTGAGATGATTTTCGCATCGGGTTTAGGTATTTCCTGAGTATTATGCCGCTGTATATATTCCAGTGCATTAAGTATCAGTTGCCCGGAGGAGACTCGCTCCTCCTGATGTTGTGGTTTGTTTATTCTTGCGGATAATCTACGGTTAATGGCGACTAATAAGACTGGTTGTCTGATAGCTAAAAGCCGTTGTAGACCCTGTTCAGATAAACAGCCTTTCGCTAATAATAATGCTGATTGGTTTTCTATCTGCATTAATTGATTGATTAATGGCTTAATCTTGATGTCACTATTTTTATTATTCGTTATGACCTCCATTGGATTGAATTGCGGACCTTTTTGAGATAAGAAATGAATGAAATTCTCTGCATTAATTAAATGATTTTCACTGGATAAAGAGGTCCTATCGGTAAATTTATTGGATGTTGGTTTATTCAGTAGAGTTTCTTCCCTATGGTTATTTGTCTGATATTGGCTGAGCGCTTTATTCAGAGCAACTTTGAGACGAGCCGGGAATAATGAATTAAAATCATGGAAACTTATTTCACCAAGGTCCAGCGTTAATTTCTCTAAAGCGATATTCTGATGAATATGATATTCATCAAAATATGAATTGAGTAATTTATTTATATTGGTCTGATTAAGCAGGGAGCCATGCAATACTTTTTTAGCCACCTGTTGATTATTAGCTTCAATAGTAATGGTAATCCGATTTAACAGATTTGGCTCCGAAGTCATATCAATATATCCTTGGTAATGAGTAAAAAATAGAAAATTTAGGTCTTTCTGTGTGGGGTGAAGTTAGAGTTTCATAATAAAAGCTAAAATATAATAAGGCGGAACGACATCAACACTGTGAGTATGTGAAGGCGATGATGCTGATGCATTATGATTATGTCCTTGTCCACCTCCTATATCTGATGTGTATGGATGATAGTCTGGCCCAGATGTCCTTTTCCATATAAGTCCGTTAACTGAGTTATCTATTTTGTTGTTAGTTGCTCCTATAGTCGTATGATCATATGCGAATCCCAGAGTGGTATAATAAGGCAGGCTCTCAATGTGTTTATGCTTGGGTATTTGTGATTCTGTTAATGTTGTGTTTAGCACGCTAACATTGACCGAAACCGCAGTTGATGTTGTATTTCTGGAAACGTTTTTTCCACTCCCACTTCCACTGGCTTTATTACTGCTTTTCCCTGTTTCAGAAACAGTTTCACCGCACATGATAAAACGGCTTCTTAAGTCTGGGGTTCCGTTATTACCATCACAAAAAGCCCAGCCGCTAGGAGCACTGCTACCAGAAAACATCACAATCATTCCTTTGGAGAGTAATTTATTGGCATCAATATTAACACCGTCTGAATTAACCGTGATACCGAAACCGGCTTTGACTGAAACACCATTACCATCGACTTTAATCCCATTACTGGCTTTAATATCTAATCCTTCACCCCCTATTTTTACTCCCCAACCAATTCCTACCGATATCCCCGAGGATTCGACTTTAATCGTGGAATTTTTTGATTTTACCGAGACACCATTAGTATCAACATTGATGCCATTATTGGGTTTGATTGCCACACCGCTACCATTAACGGTAATACCGTTAGCCGCCTTGACCGCGACATTATCATTATTGACAACAATACCATTACCTTGACCAACACATATTCCATTGGGTTTATTAATCAGACCGCTACCAAGATCTACAGATAAAATATCCTTTTCGAGTATTAATGGAGAAAAGTCTGGGCTGGAAAGCGTGCCCATTTTTAAATTCAGTGTACCGTCATCAGCCAGTTTTAATCCTGCTCCTGGCCCATTTTGTTGTGGTGCCTGACCACAGGCTTTACGACCGATATCGGCAATATTAATCAAATCGGCATAATCGGTCTGTAATGGAATACTGCCCTCTTTAAAACGGTTTTTCAAATCACCGACGGAAGGTCCTGTTGATTGAATGTTCGTACTTTCCAGATTAGCGTCTGAACTATATAGGTTATATTTTTTTACCATTTTTATCACCTTATATTATGTTTGCTATTATACTAAAATATATTCAAATAATAGCGAGATTATTGAAATGTTTTGAGGTATTAATCAGTGAGATATTTATTTTATATTATTAAGGGTTATTGCCATCATAAGTAAAATTAAAGCTGAATTTTGTCCGTATTTCTCCTTTAAGGTCATTAGGGTCAGATATGTAATTGAGTGATAAAATAAGCGGTTCTTCGGTGTGGAATAATGCACCAGACAGATCTGGGTTATCGCCTAATACAAATCCATAATAGAATGACCAGCGACTATCTGCATCAAGATCATATAAATTCATTGCTGTCCATGATAAATTAAGTCCAACTTTTTTTCTTCCTTTAATATGCAATATTTCATCGGTAATAACCCCATTTTTATTCTTTTTCACTTTGATATGGTAATCTGTCCATACATTATCTGATTTCAGTACGGCATATTCAGGGCCTATTTGACTGTTATCAGTTAAAAATACCAATTTTCCTTTATTCTCTACCGGTTGATACAGAAGTTCTGAAACAGTCGTTTCTTTATTATTCTCTTTATTGAAGTCAATATTTACCAATACTACCGTTTTAGTATAAGGAACATATAATAGCTGATTATCTTTTATCACGTCTTCATGCCATTGATCGCCCGATTCACCAATGACTTCAATACGTTGCTGTTCGGTGGCAATTCGCATACTGCCAATACCGGCTGTAGCGGAAGGTAATCTTCCCAGGGTTAAGGTCTCTAAAATATGGTATGCCTCATCCCCTAAAGGCGCATTATTGTTTTGCCAGCGTTTATAGGTATTGGCAAAATCTTCAAAATGTTTCGGTGATAACCAGTGAATAATCATCGAAATATGTGCGGGAAATTCAGAGAGAATCTCCGTTTTTACCCAAGCTTCCAGTTTATAAGGGTCAACTTTGTTGCTCTCAATTAACAGGCGATTCACTACCACGCTAACCACAAATGAAAAACGATCAGCCAGGGCATATTTTTCACTGGAGAAATACCAGCGATAGCGCCATGCTTCTGTCTCGGAAGGAAAATTATCCCGTGACTCTTGGTTGCGTTTAATTAATATCTTGCCTTGAATACGATCAAATTTAATGACACGTGCTTTGAGTTCATATTCGGGTTTCGGTTCAGCTTGAACTGTACGGGCTAATGTTTTTTGGGATGGTCCAGATGGCGTAATGATATATTTCAGGGTGATTTCGTCATTTTCTTCAATCATGGCCGGGAAGGGGCTTTGGGCGCTGGAGGTGATCCAACGTTGATCTTCGGTAGCATTTTGATATGTGGCATCGGCATAAACCAGTTGATAATCCATATCTTCCAACCACACTGGGCTGTTTTGCCAGAACAATTTGTTTTGCTCAAATGCCTCCAGTATTCTTTCCAGATTGTGCTTTAAACCCGTGCTATTGCGTGTGTTAAGGGAGAATGTCTCTCCTGACACTTCAGTGATCATCTGACCCCGCAAGGTAAATTCTCTATCATTGTCAGTGATGATCAGGTTAATGACCTGCCCTTGCAATAAGCGGCCTGCTGTCCCTTTTTGGGTGATTCTTAATTGATCATCTTCAACCACCAGAGAATCAGGCTTTTGCTTAGTATTAAATTGGATATCGGGTTTTGCCGGTAGTAATTGGCGATGTTCAATTAAATAGAATGGCAAATTAGCCAGATCAGGCGTGTCACTGAAACATTCCCCGCCTAAACCTAACCGGGCAGCAATCCGTTTTTGTAGTGCCGATATTTTATCAATCCGAATATTATTACGTTGATAGGTCAGTTCCGGTTGTTGGGCTAAATAACCGCGTTGGGTATCCAGAAAATCCTGAAAATCGAGGGTAAGTGGTCTGGCGGCAAGTTGAGCGCCAAAATAACCCAATAGATGATCTAAGATTTCCAGCTCTTTTATATAGTTGGACCTCTGAATGTCATCATTAATATAGATTTGTGAATCGTAGTTTAGTTTTGCGGTTAAGTCAGAGGTGATCTGTTGATGAACGTTGTAATTGACCGTGCCCGCTTTAAAAGGCCATTGCACACCATATACGGTCTCCCCCCGTTGTTTAAAAGCCAGGAGTTTCGGTAAGAGGGCAAGTTCAGCGCAGCCGTTAGCCAACATCTGTTCAAAAGGAAGCATAAATTGGTGCAGTTGTACTTGCTGTGGCGTAGGTTTTTTGGCCTGTAATCCATAGCAGGCGGGTAATTTATTACTCACCGGATAGTAATCCAGAACTTTACGATATTTACCCCAATCCAGTAATTCCGGCTGTGTATCGATCAGCGGCTCTGCAATAAGCTTTTCCTCGATATCTTGTTTAGAAACAACAATTTTAACGCCGCCTTTGGCGGTAATAGTCAGTGGGCTATCTGGTGAGGTAATTAATGCCAGTGGATCGTTACCCCATAATCTCGGGTAATATCCCTGAGCAATCTCCCAGGACCAATTATCGTTCGACAATGGCGTAATAGTTGTGTCGTGATGAGCTAATGCTAGCCGGGTGACACTCTGAATACCGTTAATCGCCAATAATCGGTTAACCAGATGGCTGAGATTTAATACCGTAGCGCCGGTGTAATTTTTGGTTTGAGGTAATGTCGGTATCCAGCCGTGATGTAAATAAGGGCCGGAGAATATCTTTTCATTACTGTAGCCCAGATCTTTCATGGCTTGAGTGGTATAGCGCCCGGGCTTTTCCAGCACCATCTGTTCCGCCGCCATATAAACCTGAGCGAAGATATCAGGAATATCGATGACGTTATCATTAAGTTCAATATCAATCTGCAAGAGGAAATTGATGGGTTGCAGCCAGATAATTTTGCTGACGGATTCCCCCAAGTTACGGTTATTTTTTAGGAAATCGTTGAGCTTCTGCTGAGCCAGCTTATTATCGGCCTGAGTTTCCTGACCAGGAAGTAAATAAAGCCAATAATTTCCTCTCAAGGTTAATTTGCCGTCGGCACCCAAATCGTTAAAGGTATATTTACGTTCCTGTTTGTTATACCAATATTTATAGCGTTGTTCTTCAGGTTCACGGATCAGTTGGACATCATTAAAGAAAAAATAACCGTTGTTTGTTTCATTAACTGTGTCGCTGCTATGTAAATCCAATAAAGCCCGGCGATAATCCTCCGCCGTGATCGGGCCACAGGTCAGTGTTTGTTGTGGGCCGAACTCCTGAGGGAAAATACCGTCGCCGGGTATCTGTTCCGCGGGTTTGGGGGTTAGAAGATCTTTCAGAGGTAATGAATGACGGTAAGCCAGATCAGATGCACCATAACAACAGGCTTCCAATAAAGTGACACCGGGATCATTTTCACTGGTATTGCTCCAGCATTGGCCGGATTGCTGCTCGATGACTGTTTTGGCCTGAGTGAGTAAGGCATCGAAGGTAATATCATCTTTGACGATGGGAAACAGGGCATCCTGATGACTCATGAGTTAACTCCTTGGTTTAAGGGGTGCCTCTCTGGCCAGACCAAAATCAGCACTTCATCATCGGCGGCTTCGATACTTTCACCTATGGCACCTGTGGTCCGGTTAGCAATGGTTATACTTAAATTGGTGACACGTTCCACCAGCGGGGATTGTTGGATGTTGGCTAACAGTTGGTAGTAGTCAATATGGTTACCGGTTGTCACGCCGATAGTCGGATTTTCGCCCCACGGCATATATTTTCGGCGTAATTGCTGTTGTAGCTGATGATGGCCGTAGTCGGGGTTAATCCCTGAGATAAAGGTCACTTGGTAGTCCACATTAACGTCAACGTAGGTGGGGTTATTAATTTCAATCGTTGCCCAGGGACTGCTAAGTTGTTTGATCCATTCGACCATCTCTGCCAGCCGGGCAGGGTTTAATTTTGGTCGTAGTACATCATCGTTATCTTTGTAACGGCTGTTAGGGATCACAATCAGTCGTTGTATTTCTGGTGCCGGAATTTTGGTTAATTCATTGGCAGAAGGATATTTGACGTCAAACAGGCTGACAAATTGCTCTTTTAATAAGGTGACAATGTTGCCCCAACTCAGTACCCGATTACGGTGAGATAACCGGGCAGGCAGACGTGTCAGGAAAGCGTGCTCGGTTTCTGGCGGGCGACCGTTCCAGGAGGCCCAAGGTTGGGTGACGTTGCTGATTGCGACTAATGTGCTGGTTGGCTGTTTAATGCTGCCAGCGGCCAATCCGTTGATAAAATGAGCTTGTTCAATGGCTTGGGCATTTACTAAAGTCGCTGTCGTGGCGTTATATAGCGGACTTTTAATGCTGGGGTAATCCTGAGGATCGGTCTGAGCCGTTATCTCAGCTTTCAGCCAGTAGCGTCCCGGCGGCATCAGAGCGGCCTGATTTGCCGCATCTTGGGGCAATAAGGTACGCCAGATACCCCGGTCAAACAGGTTATGGGTTTGGTCGTCAACTAATTCATCTAATTTGTTCCAGCTATTGCTCTTGTCGAGATAAAACCAGGATAAAGCGAGGGCTTGAATCCCTGCTAATTGCCAATATAAGGATAGAGTTTGTCCCGGTGATACGCCTGTAAAGCCTAAATAGAAGGCTTCATGGGTGAGTGTCGGCATTTTTGCTGTTGCCTCGGCCCGGCCAAAAGGGGTCAGAGGATAAACGGTGAATTGCTCAGGTTTGGCTTTAGCGTTGAACTGTACCTGCAATGCACTGATTTGCGGGGTATAGGGGACATTTTTATCCGTGGGATTTTGCCAGTATTGGGCGTGCATAAAATCCTGTTCAGCCAGTTCTATGCGCACGGATGCCGGCCATTCGTTGGGGGATGGGCTGTCTGCAAGGGGATAATTCATCACCGGTAAGGTCAATGTCAGACTTTGTCCTTGTGGGGTACCTGTTCCACCAAATAATGACTGAGATTTAGCGTTATTGAGAGCGTCTCTCTTTTGAGATGTGACTAAGTAACCTTGTACTTTGAACACCCCATTACTGGCAGGTTTCGGATTATATTTGTCATACCATGTTGAAAAACTGCTTGTCGGTAAGCCAACCCATTGAGGCGTAATCGTTAATGTTGCGTTTTCAGAGCCATACCATTCCGGGGCAACCAGATTAAAACCGGAACCCAGCGACGGGGATTGACCAAACGGGAAGCTGGCGGTATCCGTCTGTTCAATACCGTTGTCAGAGGCATAGCGCACGCTGCGGTTGCCATTAACACTGACTTCGATGCCTTTAATCTCCGGCAGAATAGGGCCTTGAGTGGTACCCAGTTTTAATGCCGGTACATTAAACGCCATATTATCTAGGGCATCAGGGGCGGTGACAGCGGCATCACTGGATGATAATCCAAGCTCTATCGTGGTTTTGTCGATAGATTTTATTGACAAGGAGAGCCAATGATCTCCAGCGCTGATTGTAGCGGTGATGTGATCAGTATTACCCGCCCATTCGCTTGCCAGAGTCACTTTAATGCGGCGTTCTCCTGCCGGCATGGCAAACAAGGAGCAGGTAATCAGGTAACCGGACAGCACAGGAGTATCATGGGATGTTGGGCTAAAAAGTCGAATACCGTTTTCGGGTAATGCCAAATTATCTGAGTGGTTCAGTGGGGTTGCTGATTGCCAGCCATCTTTATCTCTTCGGTACCAATATAGGTCGGTCAGTTCCCCTTGGTTCGCCAGTAAATCCGTATCTGATGCATAGTGTAATGGATTGCCAGCGCTGTCTTGCCCGGCATCAAATAGCGTGCCTTGAGCTATCAACGATTCTGTGCTGTCAGGATTGAGAGTAATTCCTAGCGCAACCTTATCCGCTTGGGCTTTTTTAGGTTTCAGCCCCAATAATTCCCGGTAATAAAGATCACGGTGCCGGGCCGGAAAGGTATTTAACAATCGGTTGGTTGTTTCTAATAACGTTAAGAAAGCCAAAACAAAAGCTTGATGAGCGGGTAATCGGCCATCGGCTTTATTTACATTTTGGTAAATATCCGCTAATTGTTGCGGATTATTTGCTTGAATAAAGTAAAAACTGTCCCAGAACTGTTTTTTCTCTTGATCGAAAGGGATTTTTTTAGCGTATTCTTGTAGCCAGTTTAAAATATCCAGCGTACTTCTTTCATCAAGTTTAAATGCAGTATCCGGCACAATAGCAGAGAGTTTATTTTCTAACTCGGCCTGTCCCATATTTATATCACCTGTTATTTAAAATAAAGTTGAAGAGGTTATTTATCCGGCAGTGACCGCATATTGACTGGCAATAAACCGGCCTTTACCCATACTGGGGACCGTTACATCCGGGCCACTCGATGGATTATTAGCGGGTTGGGTTGGGGTAAATCGGGCGATAAATTGTTGCCCGACAACAATTACCGTGGCAGGGCTGCGGCAAAAGTTGACTTGTTGACTGGCATTTAATTGAGCAATGGTGACCATCCCCATGCCGGGCACCGGGTGGCTGGGAGTAATATATTGCGCCTGAAATTGCACCTTTTTTTCATCACCGATCATAACGATCTTTTTGCCCTGGATTTGGGCGTGTCCGCTACCGCGGATGGTTGCCAGCCCCAGAATGGTGACTTGCCGGTTGCCAAATAATGGTTCGAACAGCAAGAAATCGCCATCCACCACCAGTTGTTTGCTCATAAACTCACCTGTACCCGGCCTTCATTCACTTCGAGGACGCCTTCAATCTGCTGGCTGATTTCGCTGCCTCTCAGCGTGTAGGTGACCTGAATATGCAGGGTATTGGGCAGGTCGGTTCTCTGGTTGACCTGGATTTCGCTGATATCGGCGCGGGGTTCATAACGCAATACCCGTTCTTCAATCCGGGTTTGAATTTCTGCCATCATTTCGTCACGAATATTGGCAAACAGATAATCATTCAGGCCGCAGCCATAATTTTCTCGCATAATTCGTTCACCGGGTTCGGTGAGAAAAAGAATTTTCATATTTTGGCGGACATTTTCGGCCCCTTCCGCCATGGTGACGCCCGTGGGTATTTCAGGATGCGTGCTATCTTTATACGTACTATCTTTAATAGAAAATTGCGGCGGAAAGGCCCAACCCCGACCGTAAATGTCGGCTAATACTTTATCGGCTGATGCTTTATTGGCTAGTGCTTTGTTTGTCATCTCATGACCTTATTATTGGGTTAAGTTAATCTTCGCACCTTTAATATCTACGCCGGATTTACCGGCGGCGGACAGAGATTTTTGCGCCTCTATTTTAATTTCCTGAGCATGGGTAATAAGATTCTTAGCGGAATTAAGCGTGATATCTTTAT is from Photorhabdus laumondii subsp. laumondii and encodes:
- a CDS encoding contractile injection system tape measure protein, which gives rise to MTSEPNLLNRITITIEANNQQVAKKVLHGSLLNQTNINKLLNSYFDEYHIHQNIALEKLTLDLGEISFHDFNSLFPARLKVALNKALSQYQTNNHREETLLNKPTSNKFTDRTSLSSENHLINAENFIHFLSQKGPQFNPMEVITNNKNSDIKIKPLINQLMQIENQSALLLAKGCLSEQGLQRLLAIRQPVLLVAINRRLSARINKPQHQEERVSSGQLILNALEYIQRHNTQEIPKPDAKIISRITIELDNGVLNAAPVITLLRQAITRNIPLNNIPLNNIPLNRWLKQLWQTVSVSQLCKKHLPADEYQYLLEYFTLNHTDKNISDKKPTITPVDISNIQAYQHLPKYFTANNAGKNKSDTESTMNNVNFSNVQQHLTNQKIVSAPDKTPIIGNHYNPHQTSNKSHSGWALLTDKNTSDKKSTITPIDIANIQTYQHQANQQVITDDQKIVSAPDKTPITGNHYNPHQTINRPYSGQTLLSEQSLPYQINNAGILILWPMLPTLFNQLGLLEKQKFIHRQAQLNAVDLLDHLIWGTEEKPAERKLLNYVLCGLIADKDIESIPIEPEKQLIADQWLDAVTGQLTGWKKLSRNDVRQLFLQRPGELLTDEQEIKITIQQQPFDALLIDWPWPLNIARLPWLDRPLRIDWQNI
- a CDS encoding tail fiber protein, producing the protein MVKKYNLYSSDANLESTNIQSTGPSVGDLKNRFKEGSIPLQTDYADLINIADIGRKACGQAPQQNGPGAGLKLADDGTLNLKMGTLSSPDFSPLILEKDILSVDLGSGLINKPNGICVGQGNGIVVNNDNVAVKAANGITVNGSGVAIKPNNGINVDTNGVSVKSKNSTIKVESSGISVGIGWGVKIGGEGLDIKASNGIKVDGNGVSVKAGFGITVNSDGVNIDANKLLSKGMIVMFSGSSAPSGWAFCDGNNGTPDLRSRFIMCGETVSETGKSSNKASGSGSGKNVSRNTTSTAVSVNVSVLNTTLTESQIPKHKHIESLPYYTTLGFAYDHTTIGATNNKIDNSVNGLIWKRTSGPDYHPYTSDIGGGQGHNHNASASSPSHTHSVDVVPPYYILAFIMKL
- a CDS encoding GPW/gp25 family protein; translated protein: MTNKALANKASADKVLADIYGRGWAFPPQFSIKDSTYKDSTHPEIPTGVTMAEGAENVRQNMKILFLTEPGERIMRENYGCGLNDYLFANIRDEMMAEIQTRIEERVLRYEPRADISEIQVNQRTDLPNTLHIQVTYTLRGSEISQQIEGVLEVNEGRVQVSL